The following proteins come from a genomic window of Deltaproteobacteria bacterium:
- a CDS encoding endonuclease/exonuclease/phosphatase family protein — translation MQLSVLTINLRHELANDGPDNWPRRKHRTARLISEHSADLLGTQEGRQPQIRDLEQLIPGYILSEAHRQWDPDRMYPCLFYRRGRFNVLKSGDFWLSETPHKHATKSWESAFPRLATWAHLRTIPDGVELYACVTHLDHISSAARLGQTGVLISELDRIAGDRSPVILTGDFNDLPGSDAYLRLTGAEGRFRDVWADCKRSEEGFDTWHGFTGKGQRGRIDWVLVRGPVAVLNIRILRDTYDGRYPSDHFPVQADLEIETG, via the coding sequence ATGCAACTGAGTGTTCTAACCATCAATCTGCGTCATGAACTTGCGAATGACGGACCCGACAATTGGCCCCGCAGAAAGCACCGGACGGCAAGACTCATTTCGGAGCATTCAGCCGATCTTTTAGGCACCCAGGAGGGCCGCCAGCCGCAGATTCGCGATTTGGAACAACTCATTCCGGGTTACATTCTCTCCGAAGCCCACCGTCAGTGGGATCCCGACCGCATGTATCCCTGTCTCTTTTATCGAAGGGGCAGATTCAACGTGCTGAAAAGCGGGGATTTCTGGCTTTCGGAAACACCTCACAAACATGCCACGAAGAGCTGGGAGAGCGCCTTTCCCCGGCTGGCAACCTGGGCGCACCTCCGGACCATTCCGGATGGGGTCGAGTTGTATGCATGCGTGACCCATCTGGATCATATCAGCTCCGCGGCGCGTTTAGGTCAGACGGGCGTTCTGATCAGCGAACTGGACAGAATAGCGGGTGACAGGTCGCCGGTCATACTGACCGGGGATTTCAACGATCTTCCCGGTTCAGACGCGTATCTTCGCCTTACCGGCGCTGAAGGCCGTTTTCGAGACGTGTGGGCCGACTGCAAAAGGTCCGAGGAAGGCTTCGATACGTGGCATGGTTTCACCGGCAAGGGACAACGCGGGCGCATCGATTGGGTCTTGGTGCGCGGACCGGTGGCTGTGCTGAATATTCGAATCCTCAGGGACACGTACGACGGGCGATATCCTTCAGATCATTTCCCGGTTCAAGCGGATCTCGAGATCGAAACCGGATGA
- a CDS encoding ogr/Delta-like zinc finger family protein, with protein MSQNNNPECPHCGVKMEKWAVPDATTWDTEYHFVCFNDECPYFVRGWDWMLEKNQVNASYRHRYDPSTGSSGPIAVWSHKALRDYIIE; from the coding sequence ATGTCTCAAAATAATAATCCGGAGTGTCCTCATTGTGGTGTGAAGATGGAGAAATGGGCTGTGCCGGACGCGACCACGTGGGATACCGAGTATCATTTTGTCTGCTTTAATGATGAATGCCCTTATTTTGTGAGGGGATGGGATTGGATGCTGGAGAAGAACCAGGTAAACGCCTCCTATCGTCACCGATACGATCCTTCCACGGGGAGCAGCGGCCCCATAGCCGTCTGGTCCCATAAAGCTCTTCGAGATTACATTATCGAATAG
- a CDS encoding YIP1 family protein translates to MSFDTLKAFLMQGIEVAKLNRAVMRDLAGDRDALKPAILVVAIGGLLSALGPIDPVGIFLYPILTLVMFFLNVVLLHAMASFMFKGYGRFNQLVQVLGAAYVLTWVAVLPFLGGILALIASLWLLVIDVITVEEVYGLDRRKALMSVVIPIIAVLLFMVLFGGLWGPRWGAL, encoded by the coding sequence ATGAGTTTCGACACATTGAAAGCTTTTCTCATGCAGGGGATCGAAGTGGCAAAACTGAACAGGGCGGTGATGCGTGATTTGGCCGGCGATCGGGATGCCCTTAAACCTGCGATCCTTGTTGTGGCCATTGGGGGTCTTCTTTCGGCCTTGGGGCCCATCGATCCCGTCGGAATTTTTCTGTATCCAATACTGACCCTGGTTATGTTTTTCTTGAATGTCGTTCTGCTGCATGCGATGGCGAGCTTCATGTTCAAAGGCTACGGCAGGTTCAACCAACTCGTTCAGGTGCTGGGTGCGGCCTACGTGCTTACCTGGGTTGCGGTTCTGCCGTTCCTCGGCGGCATCCTGGCATTGATCGCGTCCTTATGGCTTCTGGTGATCGACGTGATAACGGTGGAAGAAGTGTATGGTCTGGATCGAAGGAAAGCCCTGATGTCGGTTGTAATTCCCATCATAGCCGTACTATTGTTTATGGTACTGTTCGGGGGACTATGGGGGCCGCGTTGGGGCGCCCTCTAG